A genomic segment from SAR324 cluster bacterium encodes:
- a CDS encoding class II aldolase/adducin family protein: protein MNDSTFNFSKSLEFQQFCELSAEIGRNPLLVQGAGGNTSIKEDGLLWVKASGTWLSEATEKKTMVAVDLVKLQQAMAQNDERVEKPQYFKADPTESLRPSIETVVHASLNHRVVLHVHCVETISWAVLENAEKLLVTPLEGLDWVFIPYRRPGLPLAREIQSKITEKTNVLILGNHGLVVAADSIKEAHALLLEVHQRLRRARREVTIPKSNFALPAESNYRDAEFFAQGIAHDNISLEKVEKGSLYPDHVIFLGSGVQLLNSSSTLDQFEQNQHESLPKALIVPDQTVLVNKQAPRGTDEMLLSLTEVAARLQPNDRVQKLTFNDEAALLNWDAEKYRQELARRNASA, encoded by the coding sequence ATGAATGATTCAACATTTAATTTTTCAAAAAGTTTAGAATTTCAGCAATTTTGTGAACTCTCCGCTGAGATCGGAAGAAATCCATTATTGGTACAGGGAGCAGGAGGAAATACATCTATTAAAGAAGACGGACTACTTTGGGTGAAAGCATCCGGGACCTGGTTATCAGAAGCGACAGAAAAAAAGACCATGGTTGCTGTAGATCTTGTCAAGTTACAGCAAGCAATGGCGCAGAATGACGAGCGGGTGGAAAAGCCTCAATATTTTAAAGCAGACCCCACAGAATCCCTTCGTCCATCAATTGAGACGGTAGTTCACGCCTCATTAAATCACCGGGTTGTGCTCCATGTTCACTGTGTGGAAACAATCTCTTGGGCTGTCCTTGAAAATGCTGAAAAGCTCTTAGTTACTCCCTTGGAAGGCCTCGACTGGGTTTTCATTCCTTACAGAAGGCCCGGATTACCACTGGCTCGTGAGATACAATCAAAGATCACGGAGAAGACGAATGTTTTGATTCTTGGAAATCATGGGCTGGTCGTAGCTGCCGATTCAATTAAAGAGGCGCATGCCCTTTTGTTGGAAGTACACCAAAGGCTTAGGCGCGCTAGAAGAGAAGTTACCATTCCAAAGTCTAATTTTGCTCTTCCAGCAGAATCCAACTATCGAGATGCTGAATTCTTTGCCCAAGGAATAGCCCACGACAATATTTCTCTGGAAAAGGTAGAAAAGGGTTCGCTTTACCCTGATCACGTCATTTTTCTGGGCTCAGGTGTACAACTTCTGAATTCGAGTTCAACTCTAGACCAGTTTGAGCAGAATCAACATGAAAGCCTTCCCAAAGCCTTGATCGTCCCTGATCAAACCGTGTTGGTAAACAAGCAAGCCCCTCGTGGCACCGATGAAATGTTATTGTCTCTGACAGAAGTTGCAGCTCGGTTACAACCCAACGATAGAGTTCAAAAATTGACTTTCAATGATGAAGCAGCACTTCTGAATTGGGATGCTGAGAAGTATCGACAGGAACTGGCTCGACGAAATGCCTCGGCTTGA
- a CDS encoding ABC transporter ATP-binding protein, giving the protein MPEVQLSLNSVDKTYYSKKIEAAVRAVKNLSLQISKGEIVALLGSSGCGKTSTLRMIAGFEDVTGGTIELSNREIHQLPPAKRNVAMAFEGYSLYPPLTVRDNIAFALKAERISRLESDAKVMEMAKFLEIEEILERYPSSISAGQQQRASLARALVRKADLYLLDEPMGQLEPQLRSVLRVRLKQYLQAHQMTTVLVTHDQTEANALADRIAVMEDGELQQFETPTKLKHRPANIYVGTFIGEPPMNTFAAEVNPVGKGFQFQLEETGELLDYQAVDFQQNLRDQLIQHKRVMLGLRPHAVKLGKGALKAQVISNQWLGDQSHIAAEFANRIIVAVSHQREEFQLDENVPFHLEASDLHFFNAENGNTIAHSLEM; this is encoded by the coding sequence GTGCCTGAAGTCCAGTTGAGTCTGAACTCCGTTGACAAGACTTATTACAGTAAGAAGATTGAGGCAGCAGTTCGAGCTGTGAAAAATCTTTCACTACAGATTAGCAAAGGTGAAATCGTTGCCCTCCTAGGTTCATCTGGATGTGGGAAGACATCAACATTGCGAATGATTGCAGGATTCGAGGATGTTACAGGGGGAACAATTGAACTCTCTAATCGTGAAATCCACCAGTTGCCACCTGCTAAACGAAACGTAGCAATGGCGTTTGAGGGTTACTCTTTATACCCTCCACTGACTGTGAGAGACAACATAGCTTTCGCCCTTAAAGCCGAGCGTATCTCGCGGTTAGAATCAGATGCTAAGGTCATGGAGATGGCGAAATTTCTAGAGATCGAAGAAATTTTGGAAAGATACCCCTCCTCGATTTCTGCAGGCCAGCAACAGCGCGCTAGTCTGGCCAGAGCTTTGGTTCGTAAAGCAGATTTGTATCTACTGGATGAACCTATGGGGCAACTCGAACCACAGCTTCGTTCAGTTTTGCGGGTTCGTCTGAAGCAGTACCTACAAGCACATCAGATGACTACCGTACTCGTTACTCATGATCAAACCGAGGCTAATGCCCTTGCTGACCGCATTGCTGTAATGGAAGATGGCGAACTGCAACAGTTTGAAACACCAACAAAGCTCAAGCATAGGCCCGCGAACATTTATGTTGGAACTTTCATCGGGGAACCACCGATGAACACATTTGCCGCTGAGGTGAATCCGGTCGGTAAGGGTTTTCAGTTTCAATTGGAAGAGACAGGGGAACTCCTTGATTATCAAGCTGTTGATTTTCAGCAGAATTTGCGTGACCAATTGATTCAACATAAAAGAGTCATGCTCGGTCTTAGACCACATGCTGTCAAATTGGGAAAGGGAGCTTTGAAGGCACAGGTAATTTCCAATCAATGGCTTGGAGACCAATCACACATTGCAGCAGAATTTGCAAATAGGATCATAGTTGCCGTTTCTCACCAAAGAGAAGAATTCCAATTGGATGAGAATGTTCCTTTTCACCTGGAGGCTTCAGATCTTCACTTCTTTAATGCAGAAAACGGAAACACTATAGCCCACAGTCTGGAGATGTAA
- a CDS encoding carbohydrate ABC transporter permease has product MNQLSKSQRVFRGILLGLVILFFMFPIFWIFLMSFQTNEQILRIPPSIFFEPTLINYQALITGRLETQAGNLDIAFMENLWNSVFLSSSAVLLSLVLGVPAAYAFARYRFRLGEDIAFTILSFRFAPPLLVLLPLTLYFEDIGLSNTYTGLIWVYQLISLPLILWIVRGYFEDISPDIESAYRLAGHSWLQTFLKISIPLARPGIAAAGLLSFIFAWNNFVFALVLASADKQPVTVGALAFVTASGIQYGQIAAGIVLSVTPTLLLALYAQRYLVEGLSLGAVKG; this is encoded by the coding sequence ATGAACCAACTTTCTAAATCTCAGAGAGTCTTCCGAGGCATCCTCCTAGGTCTTGTGATCCTCTTTTTCATGTTCCCAATATTCTGGATCTTCTTGATGTCATTTCAGACTAATGAACAGATCCTGAGAATTCCTCCGTCAATTTTCTTTGAACCAACGCTTATCAATTACCAAGCGCTGATCACCGGGAGACTTGAAACACAGGCAGGTAATCTTGACATCGCTTTCATGGAAAATCTTTGGAACAGTGTATTTTTATCGTCATCAGCGGTTTTACTTTCACTTGTCCTCGGAGTTCCAGCAGCATATGCATTTGCACGCTACCGCTTTAGACTAGGTGAAGACATCGCATTCACGATTCTCTCTTTTCGTTTTGCCCCTCCGTTGTTGGTTTTGCTACCACTAACGCTGTATTTCGAGGATATTGGTTTATCCAATACCTATACAGGACTGATCTGGGTCTATCAGTTGATCTCGTTACCACTTATTCTTTGGATTGTACGTGGATATTTTGAGGATATTAGCCCAGATATTGAGAGCGCATACAGGTTAGCAGGTCATTCTTGGTTACAGACATTTTTGAAAATTTCGATTCCCTTGGCTCGTCCTGGAATTGCTGCTGCGGGATTATTGTCCTTCATTTTTGCGTGGAACAATTTTGTATTCGCTCTCGTTTTAGCTTCTGCTGATAAACAGCCCGTAACGGTGGGAGCATTGGCCTTCGTGACGGCTTCGGGAATTCAGTACGGACAGATCGCTGCAGGGATTGTGTTATCGGTAACTCCCACTTTGTTGTTGGCCTTGTACGCTCAAAGATACTTGGTAGAGGGCCTATCTCTGGGGGCGGTAAAAGGTTAA
- a CDS encoding TIGR01459 family HAD-type hydrolase translates to MLNIPFTQLEELSHRYETFLLDQYGVLHDGKSVFKGVIEALQNLQAAQKTVILLSNSAKRAEKNYQRMEQLGLHREFFQGVVTSGEVGHYLFTRGLSELGLEDGSRCWVLARDEDRSPLLGSTLTEVAAPEDADVLILSGSRGEVESWEKAIKKLEIPLSKNLPCVCLNPDKWMLTPQGLAYGAGKIAEYYESAGGKVIWIGKPYKEMYRFAEREYSFEKMQAVAIGDSIEHDIQGAKKFGIAGAWVRDGILRDAADQEINAEIQKHEAQPDFQMNSFSW, encoded by the coding sequence ATGCTGAATATCCCCTTCACCCAACTCGAAGAGCTTTCCCACAGATATGAAACCTTCCTGCTGGATCAATATGGAGTGCTACACGATGGCAAATCTGTTTTTAAAGGAGTCATCGAAGCTCTTCAGAACCTCCAAGCAGCTCAAAAAACAGTAATTCTTCTCTCCAATTCAGCGAAAAGAGCGGAGAAAAATTATCAGCGCATGGAACAGCTAGGGCTACATAGAGAGTTCTTTCAGGGTGTCGTTACTTCTGGGGAGGTAGGACACTATCTATTTACCAGAGGATTGTCTGAGCTTGGGCTCGAAGATGGATCAAGATGTTGGGTGTTAGCTCGAGATGAAGACCGATCTCCTCTTTTAGGTTCAACGCTCACGGAAGTAGCTGCTCCGGAAGATGCAGACGTGTTGATTCTAAGTGGTAGTCGTGGAGAGGTAGAATCTTGGGAGAAAGCCATCAAGAAATTGGAGATTCCTCTGTCCAAAAATCTACCATGTGTTTGCCTGAATCCTGACAAGTGGATGCTCACGCCACAAGGTCTAGCCTATGGAGCTGGCAAAATTGCAGAATACTACGAATCAGCAGGTGGTAAAGTCATCTGGATCGGTAAGCCGTACAAGGAAATGTATAGATTTGCTGAGAGAGAGTATTCGTTTGAAAAGATGCAAGCTGTCGCCATAGGGGATTCAATCGAGCACGATATCCAGGGTGCAAAAAAATTTGGAATTGCTGGAGCCTGGGTACGTGATGGAATTCTGAGGGATGCAGCTGATCAGGAAATCAACGCTGAGATTCAAAAACATGAAGCCCAGCCTGATTTCCAGATGAATAGTTTTAGTTGGTAA
- a CDS encoding carbohydrate kinase → MMDLLLGIDAGTSVIKVVAFDLKGNQIAVAAKANHYEMLSNGGVEQELDRTWKDTLEVIRQILEKLDGHQIVGIAVTGQGSGTWLIDENGSPVGRGWLWLDARAADLVESYSESSNARRRFELTGTGLAACDQGPQLLWIKKHQPEILQESTTVFHCKDWLYFNLTGVRATDPSESVFSCGNFRNRDFSDEVIELLGLTEQKALFPNVVDGTKNSHPLSENVAKLCGLQSGIPVVLGYVDVICTALGSGLYDPGYQTGCTIIGSTGMHMRYVDSVDEIKLNQDSTGYTMVFPVDGTYSQMQSNMAATLNIDWMLDLAIDVLKFQGIQKNRSDLLKDLDQHILDASPAEFLYHPYISQAGERGPFINANARASFIGLSSKHGYFDMLRGVYEGLSFAARDCYEAAGGVPAEVRLSGGAARSKALRKIMGSVLKTRFRTAERGEAGASGVAMMAAVCLGIYPDMAACVRDWVHPYLSEAEEYDASQGQIYDSLYPIYVEARQAYLPLWKSLKN, encoded by the coding sequence ATTATGGATCTTCTTCTGGGAATTGACGCAGGTACTTCTGTGATTAAGGTTGTTGCCTTTGATCTAAAGGGTAATCAAATTGCGGTAGCAGCCAAAGCAAATCACTATGAAATGCTCTCAAACGGAGGGGTTGAGCAGGAACTTGATCGAACTTGGAAAGACACCCTTGAAGTCATTCGCCAGATCCTAGAAAAACTAGATGGGCATCAAATCGTTGGTATTGCAGTAACAGGTCAGGGTTCTGGAACTTGGTTAATTGATGAGAATGGAAGCCCTGTTGGACGAGGTTGGTTATGGCTAGATGCAAGGGCTGCAGACCTGGTCGAGAGCTACAGTGAGTCCTCCAACGCTAGAAGACGTTTTGAGTTGACAGGTACTGGGCTAGCTGCCTGTGATCAGGGGCCTCAATTACTGTGGATAAAAAAACACCAACCAGAGATTCTTCAAGAGAGCACGACAGTATTCCATTGCAAGGATTGGCTTTATTTTAATCTGACTGGTGTCAGAGCTACCGATCCCTCAGAGAGCGTCTTCAGTTGTGGCAATTTTCGAAATCGAGATTTTTCCGATGAAGTCATCGAACTGCTGGGACTGACTGAACAGAAAGCTTTGTTTCCCAACGTAGTTGACGGAACCAAAAACTCCCACCCACTTTCAGAAAATGTAGCTAAACTTTGCGGTCTGCAATCCGGTATCCCAGTTGTGTTGGGATATGTAGATGTAATCTGTACAGCTCTTGGCTCTGGCCTCTACGACCCAGGCTATCAAACAGGATGTACGATCATCGGTTCAACTGGTATGCACATGCGCTATGTTGATTCCGTAGATGAGATCAAACTCAATCAGGATTCAACCGGCTACACGATGGTTTTTCCTGTTGACGGGACTTACAGTCAAATGCAGTCGAACATGGCTGCGACGCTCAACATTGATTGGATGTTGGACCTCGCAATTGATGTTTTGAAATTTCAGGGCATTCAAAAAAATCGCTCGGATCTTCTCAAAGATTTGGATCAACACATCCTTGATGCCTCTCCGGCAGAATTTCTTTACCATCCCTACATATCACAAGCTGGTGAAAGAGGACCTTTTATCAATGCGAACGCAAGAGCCAGCTTCATTGGACTTTCATCGAAGCACGGCTATTTTGATATGTTGCGAGGGGTCTATGAAGGACTTTCTTTCGCAGCAAGGGACTGTTACGAGGCAGCAGGGGGAGTACCCGCCGAAGTTAGACTCTCAGGCGGGGCCGCTCGCAGCAAAGCCCTAAGAAAGATCATGGGATCAGTCTTGAAGACTCGTTTTCGTACAGCTGAAAGAGGAGAAGCAGGTGCTTCAGGTGTAGCAATGATGGCTGCAGTATGTTTAGGAATTTACCCTGACATGGCCGCATGCGTAAGAGATTGGGTTCATCCATATCTGAGCGAAGCTGAAGAATATGATGCCTCACAAGGGCAAATTTATGATTCACTTTATCCTATTTACGTTGAAGCACGCCAAGCTTATCTTCCGCTTTGGAAATCATTAAAAAATTAA
- a CDS encoding sugar ABC transporter permease translates to MSSTSSALVAPKSGRLRKKILPYLLSLPALLVCIGILIPFFTAVYYSMMRFRLNLPYLKGFIWFDNYINFLSDPAFWNTVQISLLYAFLTVGLELLLGLGIAVLLQQPSKFNNIVSVLLLLPLMTAPALASLMWKLMTNPNFGILSYLVSLLGFSDFKWASDPSTALLTVVLVDIWVYTPFIMILLLAGLRSLPKQPFEAAALDGVPQSFIFFRITLPMLMPYLLTATLFRLLESIQQFDIIYSMTQGGPGDQLMVFQVQAYLEFFQYTNVGRSTALLMVLWAITFALSNVFIKHWLRLRERTHGNG, encoded by the coding sequence ATGTCCTCGACAAGTTCAGCGCTTGTTGCTCCAAAAAGTGGGCGCTTACGGAAAAAAATTTTACCTTATCTGCTCAGTTTACCGGCACTATTGGTCTGCATAGGGATTTTGATCCCATTTTTTACTGCAGTCTATTATTCAATGATGCGATTCCGGCTGAACCTACCTTACCTGAAGGGGTTCATCTGGTTTGACAACTACATCAATTTTCTTTCAGACCCAGCGTTCTGGAACACTGTCCAGATTTCTCTCTTATATGCCTTCCTAACTGTTGGCTTAGAATTACTCCTCGGACTTGGTATAGCGGTTCTGCTTCAACAGCCTAGTAAATTTAATAACATTGTCTCCGTTCTTCTACTTCTTCCATTGATGACTGCACCAGCTTTAGCGTCATTAATGTGGAAACTGATGACCAATCCAAATTTTGGGATACTAAGCTATCTCGTTAGTTTACTTGGATTTAGTGATTTTAAATGGGCCTCAGATCCCTCTACAGCGTTACTGACCGTTGTGTTGGTGGATATTTGGGTTTACACCCCATTCATCATGATTCTTTTGCTTGCTGGCTTACGTTCCCTGCCAAAACAGCCATTTGAGGCTGCAGCATTGGATGGAGTCCCACAAAGCTTCATCTTCTTCCGCATTACCTTGCCAATGCTGATGCCATATCTATTGACAGCGACACTGTTTCGATTACTCGAATCCATTCAACAGTTTGATATTATCTATTCGATGACTCAGGGTGGACCTGGGGATCAACTGATGGTTTTTCAAGTACAAGCATACCTAGAATTCTTCCAGTACACTAATGTTGGTCGTTCGACAGCTCTATTGATGGTCTTGTGGGCTATCACGTTTGCACTTTCAAATGTTTTCATTAAACATTGGCTCCGCCTGCGAGAGCGAACCCATGGAAATGGATAG
- a CDS encoding 2-hydroxyacid dehydrogenase — MKTEIFREHLEKTCGNNHLFKELELPWPDEPMEHGYEKPGMAGLKEYMGNPDEIVSFIGDSEIVVDHLAPFSAEMFDRLKTLRLIAVSRGGPVNIDMEAAHKSNVKVVNVPGRNASAVAEFTIGAILAETRLIRLGHESLRKGTWRGDLYRADVTGRELSQMTVGLIGYGHIGTKVVKLLQPFGCQILVCDPYVELSSDDKENGVQQVDLDTLLKKSDVISLHSRVTKETTGFINREVFQKMKKDAYFINTARGPMVDYQALTDALTSGHLRGAMLETFGVEPVPLDWPLLKLDNVTLTPHIAGASLRTVEYAAEQAAQEVQRFLSGESPLNPC; from the coding sequence ATGAAGACAGAAATCTTTAGGGAACACCTCGAAAAAACTTGTGGAAACAATCATCTTTTTAAGGAACTTGAGTTGCCTTGGCCCGATGAGCCGATGGAGCACGGTTACGAAAAACCAGGAATGGCAGGCCTTAAAGAATATATGGGTAATCCCGATGAAATCGTCAGCTTCATTGGTGATTCGGAAATTGTTGTGGACCATCTTGCTCCTTTCTCAGCAGAGATGTTTGACAGATTGAAGACCCTTCGTCTCATTGCTGTCTCACGTGGGGGTCCAGTAAATATTGATATGGAAGCCGCTCACAAGTCCAACGTCAAAGTGGTCAATGTTCCAGGCAGGAATGCGAGCGCTGTTGCAGAGTTCACGATTGGTGCAATCTTAGCCGAAACAAGGCTGATCCGCTTGGGCCATGAATCTCTTAGAAAAGGAACCTGGCGCGGTGATCTTTATCGGGCTGACGTCACTGGCAGAGAACTCTCACAGATGACCGTTGGATTGATTGGCTATGGTCATATCGGAACAAAGGTTGTGAAACTTCTTCAGCCCTTTGGATGCCAAATCCTGGTCTGTGATCCATATGTCGAGTTGAGTTCGGACGACAAAGAGAATGGTGTGCAACAGGTCGATTTAGATACTTTACTTAAGAAATCGGATGTCATCAGTTTGCACTCGAGAGTGACAAAGGAAACAACTGGTTTCATCAATCGAGAAGTATTCCAGAAGATGAAGAAAGATGCTTACTTCATCAACACAGCTCGTGGACCGATGGTGGATTACCAGGCTTTAACTGATGCACTCACCAGCGGTCATCTCCGGGGAGCTATGCTAGAAACTTTTGGAGTAGAGCCAGTTCCTCTAGATTGGCCATTGCTAAAACTTGATAACGTAACACTGACACCTCATATCGCTGGCGCTTCCCTACGGACAGTAGAGTATGCCGCTGAACAGGCTGCACAAGAAGTTCAACGGTTTCTTTCCGGTGAATCCCCTCTAAATCCTTGTTAA
- a CDS encoding ABC transporter ATP-binding protein, translated as MATLQLDRVTKKFKTDVVLDQVSFEAESGETLVIFGPSGSGKTVLLRVIAGVYEPEEGKVVLQGHDMTDVAPEHREVGMAFQNFALFPHFSARENIASPLTALGKSDTQIEEQVQSIAKLLKIEHVLEHLPRALSNGQKQRTALARALVAAPKTVLLDDPLRNVDAKLRFEMRLELPRLLRRFGSTVLYVTQDYREAMALADRIAVLVGGKIAQFDTPESIYLRPSSIEVAKLFGEPAINILRGQVNEQANRVSVNQNQFILPKGFHDKAGKICDISIRPESIKLFREKRVGTTSYEVITITPLNERSVVLLRSQEGLELLATYPAEEQTAKIGDAFWGMVVPEDLLLFETETGQRCLPEQN; from the coding sequence ATGGCAACATTGCAATTAGATCGAGTTACTAAGAAATTCAAAACGGATGTAGTTCTTGATCAAGTTTCTTTTGAAGCTGAATCAGGAGAGACTCTTGTAATTTTTGGTCCCTCTGGAAGCGGCAAAACTGTCTTATTGAGAGTCATTGCTGGAGTTTACGAGCCTGAGGAAGGCAAAGTCGTACTACAAGGTCATGATATGACGGATGTTGCTCCTGAGCATCGTGAAGTTGGGATGGCGTTCCAAAATTTTGCACTCTTTCCCCACTTTTCTGCCCGAGAGAATATCGCTAGCCCCCTAACAGCCCTTGGAAAAAGCGACACCCAAATTGAAGAGCAAGTACAATCAATTGCAAAACTTCTCAAAATTGAACACGTTCTTGAACACTTACCAAGAGCACTTTCAAACGGGCAAAAGCAAAGGACTGCTCTAGCAAGGGCATTGGTTGCAGCACCCAAGACTGTACTCTTGGATGATCCGCTCAGAAACGTGGATGCTAAGCTACGGTTTGAGATGCGTTTGGAGCTGCCTCGTCTGCTTCGAAGATTTGGTTCAACCGTTCTTTACGTGACTCAGGATTATCGGGAGGCGATGGCACTTGCTGACAGAATTGCCGTGCTTGTTGGAGGAAAAATCGCTCAATTTGATACACCCGAATCAATTTATCTTCGACCATCTTCAATTGAGGTTGCAAAGCTCTTTGGAGAACCAGCCATCAACATTTTACGTGGTCAAGTCAATGAACAGGCCAATAGAGTATCTGTCAACCAAAACCAGTTCATCCTTCCAAAAGGGTTTCATGACAAGGCTGGAAAAATCTGTGATATCAGTATCCGACCTGAATCCATAAAATTATTTCGAGAAAAGCGTGTTGGAACAACTTCTTACGAGGTGATCACCATCACCCCACTCAATGAACGATCAGTTGTCCTTTTAAGAAGTCAGGAAGGCTTGGAACTATTAGCCACCTACCCAGCAGAAGAACAGACAGCGAAGATAGGTGATGCCTTCTGGGGAATGGTAGTCCCTGAGGATCTGTTGCTCTTCGAAACAGAAACTGGTCAAAGATGTTTACCCGAGCAAAATTAA
- a CDS encoding FGGY-family carbohydrate kinase, which yields MTFSQESVLVLGIDIGTSGVRAVLMNSTFDVVAQRSSLMSDFGSNHRNPTVWWKSLESALEHLRIEAHEQWSQVAGISVDGTSGTMLALNNKLEPIGDALMYNDPVKDPDVLEQIRQYAPRESAAHGATSGLAKLMKLQELNGCHRVLHQADWVLGKFIGEYRWSDENNSLKTGYDPIHREWPNWISHTKAQRELLPDPQEPGQVTGEIDQKIAERFGLSKDLKIISGTTDGCAAFLATGASEIGDGVTSLGSTLVVKILSDQPVFAPEYGIYSHRIGDQWLPGGASNTGGNVLTHFFSDEELLKLSKNIDPETTVDLDYYPLLKPGERFPINDPTFPPRLEPRHPNDQTFLHGLLLGMSAVEALAYNCLNELGGPVLKSLRTVGGGSKNSVWTALRQKQIPIPMRNVASDQAAAGAARLALKGLLSI from the coding sequence ATGACATTCTCACAAGAATCTGTCCTGGTCCTCGGAATTGACATCGGCACTTCAGGAGTGCGAGCAGTTTTGATGAATTCAACATTTGATGTGGTGGCTCAACGTTCCAGCCTTATGTCAGATTTCGGTTCTAATCACCGAAACCCTACTGTTTGGTGGAAGTCCTTGGAATCTGCTCTAGAGCACTTGCGGATAGAAGCACATGAACAATGGAGTCAGGTTGCTGGAATATCTGTCGATGGGACATCTGGGACGATGTTGGCGCTCAACAATAAGCTGGAACCCATTGGCGATGCTCTGATGTATAACGACCCCGTCAAAGATCCTGATGTTCTTGAGCAGATTCGTCAGTATGCTCCAAGGGAAAGTGCTGCACATGGTGCCACTTCTGGATTGGCAAAGTTGATGAAGCTTCAAGAACTTAATGGATGTCACCGAGTGCTTCACCAAGCGGACTGGGTACTTGGAAAATTTATTGGCGAATACCGATGGAGTGATGAGAACAACTCTTTAAAAACAGGGTATGATCCCATCCATAGAGAATGGCCAAATTGGATCTCCCACACAAAAGCGCAGCGTGAGTTACTTCCAGATCCACAAGAACCTGGTCAAGTCACGGGTGAGATTGACCAAAAGATTGCGGAACGCTTTGGGCTTTCGAAAGACCTCAAAATCATTTCAGGGACTACGGATGGTTGTGCTGCTTTCTTAGCAACAGGTGCATCCGAAATTGGGGATGGAGTCACTTCACTTGGTTCGACTTTAGTTGTGAAAATTCTAAGTGATCAACCAGTGTTTGCACCTGAATATGGCATCTACAGTCATCGAATTGGGGATCAGTGGTTACCCGGTGGAGCCTCAAATACGGGTGGCAACGTGCTCACTCATTTTTTTTCAGATGAGGAACTACTTAAACTTTCCAAAAATATTGACCCTGAGACAACAGTTGATCTTGATTACTATCCCTTGCTTAAACCCGGAGAGAGATTTCCAATCAATGATCCCACCTTCCCACCCCGCTTAGAGCCAAGGCATCCCAATGACCAAACTTTCCTCCATGGTCTGTTATTAGGAATGAGCGCAGTGGAAGCGTTGGCCTACAATTGTTTAAATGAACTAGGAGGCCCAGTCTTGAAGTCACTTCGTACAGTTGGAGGTGGTTCAAAGAATTCCGTTTGGACGGCTCTTCGCCAAAAACAAATCCCCATTCCAATGCGGAATGTTGCCTCTGATCAAGCTGCTGCAGGAGCCGCTCGACTTGCCTTGAAGGGCTTACTTAGTATCTAA